A section of the Pseudomonas tritici genome encodes:
- the tcdA gene encoding tRNA cyclic N6-threonylcarbamoyladenosine(37) synthase TcdA has protein sequence MSTEDPRFAGVARLYGIEGLERLKAAHVAIVGVGGVGSWAAEAMARCGVGEISLFDLDDVCVSNSNRQLHALDSTVGKPKVEVMAERLKGINPDCTVHAVADFVTRDTMAEYITPDIDCVIDCIDAVNAKAALIAWCKRRKIQIITTGGAGGQIDPTLIQVCDLNRTFNDPLASKVRSTLRRDYGFSRTVTRHYSVPCVFSTEQLRYPKPDGSICLQKSFVGDGVKLDCAGGFGAVMMVTATFGMVAATKAVDKIVAGVRRPSERVKPA, from the coding sequence ATGAGCACAGAAGATCCACGGTTTGCAGGCGTCGCCCGCTTGTATGGCATTGAAGGCCTGGAACGCTTGAAAGCGGCCCATGTGGCAATCGTCGGCGTCGGCGGCGTGGGCTCGTGGGCGGCGGAAGCCATGGCCCGTTGCGGGGTGGGCGAGATTTCGCTGTTTGATCTGGACGATGTCTGCGTCAGCAACAGCAACCGCCAGTTGCACGCGCTGGACAGCACCGTGGGCAAGCCCAAGGTCGAGGTGATGGCCGAGCGCCTGAAGGGCATCAACCCGGATTGCACCGTGCATGCGGTGGCGGACTTTGTGACCCGCGACACTATGGCCGAGTACATCACGCCGGATATCGACTGCGTGATCGACTGCATTGACGCCGTTAACGCCAAGGCGGCATTGATTGCCTGGTGCAAGCGCCGCAAGATCCAGATCATCACCACTGGCGGCGCCGGCGGGCAGATCGACCCGACGCTGATCCAGGTCTGCGACCTGAACCGCACCTTCAATGACCCGCTGGCGTCGAAAGTGCGCTCCACGTTGCGTCGCGACTATGGTTTCTCACGCACCGTGACCCGCCATTACAGCGTGCCGTGCGTGTTTTCCACCGAGCAACTGCGCTATCCCAAGCCGGATGGCAGTATTTGTTTGCAGAAGAGTTTTGTCGGGGATGGCGTGAAGCTGGATTGCGCCGGTGGGTTTGGCGCGGTGATGATGGTCACGGCCACGTTCGGCATGGTGGCGGCGACCAAGGCAGTGGACAAGATTGTGGCTGGGGTGCGGCGGCCGTCGGAGCGGGTCAAGCCTGCTTAA
- a CDS encoding SufE family protein, whose protein sequence is MSVPVDAVSALEAFQAVGSWEQRARMLMQWGERMPALADEDKVDANLVQGCESLVWLVGRLQDGHWQFAASSDARMIRGLVALLLARVNGLSAAELQAVDLPDWFNQLGLSRQLSPSRSNGLNAVLQRMRALSRTQN, encoded by the coding sequence ATGAGTGTGCCGGTGGATGCGGTCAGCGCGCTTGAAGCCTTTCAAGCCGTCGGTAGCTGGGAGCAACGCGCGCGGATGTTGATGCAGTGGGGCGAGCGTATGCCGGCCCTGGCGGATGAAGACAAGGTCGACGCCAACCTGGTGCAGGGCTGCGAAAGCCTGGTGTGGTTGGTGGGGCGTTTGCAGGATGGGCATTGGCAGTTTGCGGCGAGCAGCGATGCGCGGATGATTCGCGGGCTGGTGGCGTTGCTGCTGGCGCGGGTCAATGGGTTGTCGGCGGCCGAGTTGCAGGCGGTGGATCTGCCTGACTGGTTCAACCAGTTGGGCCTTTCCCGTCAACTGTCACCGTCGCGCAGCAATGGCCTCAATGCGGTATTGCAGCGCATGCGAGCGTTGAGCCGTACACAAAACTAG